One window of the Thunnus albacares chromosome 3, fThuAlb1.1, whole genome shotgun sequence genome contains the following:
- the LOC122976529 gene encoding basement membrane-specific heparan sulfate proteoglycan core protein-like, with the protein MKGAEPVDLRTDSEYSGRVQYHCDKNDCTLRITDLRESDSAKYKFRFITNQSGGRFTGLPGVTLTVTDLQVRRSYYPWSDELTCDSSCHIADHASYVWYKNGKKIQAERSTYSGNFDSADSYSCALKGHEHYPSPPVCVNGQSCNRVIYTNRSICAFRGSSVDISCTYSSYESITSKFWFSPERSHQWQNPSQPEDLSKDSQFARHVQVLETEKGRSTLRISDLRESDSAQYHFTFKTQSFEWRSNLPGTTLTVTDPNLQVTVSISNVYQYYTRAELKCHSRCLPDHSSFIWYKNGQKIQDVTSSTYEKYFHSADSYSCAVKGFEHHPAPSVCVHGQSCNRVIYTDRSICAFRGSSVDISCTYSSSSTYYGSITSKFWFSPGRSHQWRYSSQPEDLSKDSQYAGRVRVLETERGRSTLRISDLRESDSAQYHFTFKTQSFKWGSSLPGTTLTVTALQVQVITITVHQSYTEAKLKCLSSCSPAGRISYIWFKNGQKVMNEETSLYSGQFNPGDNVSCALKGHEDYSSPSVYAPKLPSVSVSPSGEIVQGSSVTLNCSSDANPAATYTWHKENQTLLHGPENMYHFTPISSEDSGVYHCKSENQYGQINSSYLIIDVQYAPKLPSVSMS; encoded by the exons GCTGAACCTGTGGATCTGAGAACAGACTCAGAGTattcaggtcgtgttcagtatcactgtgataagaacgactgcactctgagaatcacagacttgagagagagcgactcagctAAGTACAAGTTCAGGTTCATAACAAACCAGTCAGGAGGGAGATTTACTGGTTTacctggagtcactttgactgtcacag ATCTACAGGTGAGAAGATCATATTATCCTTGGTCTGACGAGCTGACGTGTGACAGCAGTTGTCATATAGCTGATCACGCCTCCTATGTCTGGTACAAGAATGGAAAGAAAATTCAGGCAGAAAGATCTACTTATTCAGGCAACTTTGATTCTGCTGACAGCTATTCCTGTGCTTTAAAAGGACATGAGCATTACCCGTCTCCCCCAGTGT GTGTCAATGGTCAATCCTGCAACAGAGTGATTTACACTAACAGAAGCATCTGTGCCTTCAGAGGCTCATCAGTGGACATTTCCTGCACATACAGCAGTTATGAATCTATCACATCAAAATTCTGGTTCAGTCCTGAACGTAGTCATCAGTGGCAGAATCCCTCACAGCCTGAGGACCTTAGTAAAGACTCCCAGTTTGCACGTCATGTTCAGGTCCTTGAAACAGAGAAAGGACGCTCCACTCTGAGAATCtctgacctgagagagagcgattCAGCCCAGTATCacttcacattcaaaacacaaagctttGAATGGAGGAGTAATTTACCTGGAACAACTCTGACTGTCACAG ATCCAAATCTGCAAGTGACGGTGAGCATCTCAAATGTCTATCAGTATTATACCAGGGCAGAGCTGAAGTGTCACAGCAGATGTCTACCTGATCATTCTTCCTTCATCTGGTAcaagaatggacagaaaattcaGGATGTAACATCTTCTACTTATGAAAAGTACTTTCATTCTGCAGACAGCTATTCCTGTGCTGTAAAAGGATTTGAGCATCATCCTgctccttcagtgt GTGTCCATGGTCAGTCCTGCAACAGAGTGATTTACACTGACAGAAGCATCTGTGCGTTCAGAGGATCATCAGTGGACATTTCCTGCACATACAGTAGTTCCAGCACATACTATGGATCTATCACATCAAAATTCTGGTTCAGTCCTGGACGTAGTCATCAGTGGCGGTAttcctcacagcctgaggaCCTTAGTAAAGACTCCCAGTATGCAGGTCGTGTTCGGGTCcttgaaacagagagaggacgCTCCACTCTGAGAATCTCTGACCTGAGAGAGAGTGATTCAGCCCAGTATCacttcacattcaaaacacaaagctttAAATGGGGGAGTAGTTTACCTGGAACAACTCTGACTGTCACAG CTCTCCAGGTGCAGGTGATCACAATAACAGTCCATCAGTCTTATACTGAGGCAAAGctgaaatgtctcagcagctgcagtccagCAGGTCGTATTTCTTACATCTGGTTCAAGAACGGACAGAAAGTTATGAATGAGGAAACTTCTCTTTATTCAGGGCAGTTTAATCCTGGTGACAACGTCTCCTGTGCTTTAAAAGGACATGAGGATTACAgctctccttcagtgt atgctccaaagcttccctctgtgtcagtgagtccctctggtgagatagtgcagggcagttcagtgactctgaactgtagcagtgatgctaacccagcagctacTTATACCTGGCACAAGGAGAACCAAACACTGCTTCATGGGCCAGAAAACATGTATCATTTCACCCCCATCAGTTCTGAGGACAGCGGGGTCTACCACTGCAAGTCTGAGAATCAATATGGACAGATTAACTCTTCATATCTCATCATAGATGTCCAGT atgctccaaagcttccctctgtgtcaatgagt